From the Paenibacillus sp. R14(2021) genome, the window TTTTAAATTCTGTTTTCATTACGAATAAACCCCTTCTGGATAAAGCCTCCAAATGTTCTTTATGCCACTGTGTTATTTTTTGTAAAAAGATCTTTTTTTATACATAGGTGGAATCACAATAAAAATGACTGATCAAGGACGGCGAGCATTGATCTGTACTCGTTCAGTCGGGCCGTTGGATATAGCGTTCGCGCGATAGATACGGATAAAGAAGCTAGGTATGCCAAAGAGCCCTCCTTTATGTAAGGGAGGGCAGCTAGCTCAAGTTATTTCGAGAATAAACGGCAAATGAGTGGAAAAGATGGTGATCAGCAAGCTGTGGCAACTGTTCAAACAGATGCTGTAGGTAAGTTTGGAAACAGCGCCACGAGCTGGGGGGTGAAATCGACATCGTGACTAAAAAGTCATCGCATGCTTTTCTGCATCCGATATACCCTTGCGAATAATTTCATCTGCTCGCTCTCGGTCAAAATCATGTCCTTCCACATATAGTACTTCTACATTATGAATACCTATGATGTTAAGCACTTGTTTTAAATACGGGTGACTATGATCCATTTTCGTTAAAGGTCCTTGCGAGTAAATACCGCCGCTAACTTGAATATGAATGGCTTTTTTACCTATTAAATGTCCGACAGGACCATTTTCGGTGTAATGAAATGTTTTTCCGGCCACCACAATGGAATCGATAAATGCTTTTAATCGTGGTGGAATGCTCCAGTTCCACATAGGAGATACAAATACGTATTTATCAGCGCTCGTTACTCGATCTATAAATTGATTTAAAGCATTCATTTTTTGCTGTTCGACTTGACTCAACTCTGAAAATGGCATTCCCCTTCGACGCATTTTCTCCCAACTGTTAAGGATATCGCGATCCACGATTGGAAATTCCTCTTCATATAAATTTATTTCCTGAATCTCATCGTTTGCATGAGTTTCGCAATAAGCTTTAAGAAAAGCTTGTCCTACTCGATGACCAACTGAGCTTTCAATTGATTTTGGATTAGCAGTAATATATAGAACTTGTGCCATATTAAATCAAACGCTCCCTTTTCTTAAATTGATGAAATCCCAAAGGCGCAGACATTTCTTGTGAGCGGCCGTTACATCTTGTACTAAACGTTCTTTTCGCAATTCCCCAAAGAATCCTACCCGTTAGCACTATAAAAAAGGAGTTGCCGCACCCGCAGCAACCCCTTCTTAAACTTGAGTACCTGTTAGTGAATATGTCCCCTGATGCTGAGAAATATCATCTTAAATTTATCGCCATTCAACAATCTCATCGAGATGTTGTCTTGTTTGTGGACGTTTGGGATCCTTTTCACGATATCCGAAAGCGGCCATACAGGCTACACCGAAATCGTCGCCGTTAATGATACCCTCATTTTGTAAAATAGCGGTCACCTGCTTTCTATCAAACCCTTCGATCGGACAGGAATCAATACCGATTTGAGCCGCGGCTGTCATCATGTTTCCCAGTGCTATATAGGTTTGTCTGATTGACCATTCAAAAATGAGACGGTCATTATCTTCGAGTTCTGTTTCGACGAAAGATTTGTAGAAATCGTACCAATCTTTCACAACTTCTTCAGGCATATGGTGAATGTCTTTCCACATTTTGTTCACGTGAACCGAGTCAGGCCGTAAGCCTTCTTCTCTTCTGGCCAATATAACTACAAAATGGCTGGCAGTTGGCAGTTGTCCCGTGGCACCGCCGGATACAGGTTTTAATTTTTCGCGAAGAGCTGCATTCTGGATCACGACAAACTTCCACGGCTCGAAGCCAAATGAACTTGGGGACAATCTTCCTGTCTCCAAAATAAAGTGAAAATCTTCATCCGAAATCTTTTTGTTGGTATCAAATGCCTTGCAAGCATGTCTGAACTGGTAAGCTTTTAAAATTTCTTCCTTGGTCATTGTCATTGTCATTGTCATGATATATTCTCCTTCTTAACTAACATTTAATATAGATGCATAGCTGCCCCATGTACAATAGCCGCAAAAATCGTTATAGCTTTTTCAGCTCTCGCAAAATTTCCTCCGGGCTTTGACGCTGCATGAAATTCGGATTGACATAGGAGGATCGAATAATGGCGCTCTCATCAATCATGAACGTAGCCGGAACCGGCAAAACCCATTTCGAGGTATTGTTGTACTCCACAAGATCGACTCCGATACCTTCCATGAGTTCCCTTACTCCCTGCGGAACATCGAAGAGCAGATTGTACTTGGCCGTTACCAAGCCGTTCGGATCGCTAAGGACTTGGAATTCCAATCCTTCCTTTTCCTGAAGGGATAACGAATGATCCGGCTTTTGCGGGCTAATCGCTATAAGCTGCGCTCCAATCGCCTTGATTTCAGGCAATATCTGCTGGTAAGCCTTTAATTGCATATTACAAAAAGGACACCATCCACCGCGATAGAATACCAGCACAACCGGCCCTTTCGCGAGCTCTTCATATAAAATTACATCCTGGCCTAGTGCGTTTGTTAATTTAAAGTCCACCGCTTTTTCGCCTAGTTGCTTCCCGGAAGCGATCCCCGATTTCTGAAGTTCCTCAATCATCTGACCGATCTTGATCTGCGCTTCAATCGGCGCATTGGCCTTAAACTGCTGCGCAGCCGCTTCCAGCTGTTCGGTTAAATTTTGGTTGCTCATCGTTCAAAAACCTCCAATATGATGTGATAGCTTGATTATAATCTTTAAAAAAATGGAATTCTGTAATGTCGTTTACAGTAGTAACAATGTCCGATTTTGCCGATGAGCGAGCTTTCTAAGGAGTGTGACGTAAAGATATCTCGAATACCAGTTCAACTTGCGGTTACAATACTTGAAGAAAATACTCTTCGAAACTCTACACATTGAAAAAGCAAAGACCACTGGATTTCCGGTGGTCTTTGCTTTTACTTTAAGGACATATGTCGAAAATTTCCATTTAAATCCCACATCCGAAGCCAGAAATGACCGGGCCTTGGGGGGGTTAATTTTATTTAAAAACTTTTATACGTTCTTGTACCGGATTAAATTTCTTTTCACCTGCTGGGGCAGACGGTTTACCGAACGGCATTTGGGCGATCAGTTTCCAGCTTTCCGGCAACTTCCATTCTGCTTTTACCCGTTCATCAATCAATGGATTGTAATGCTGCAGGTTTGCACCCAGCCCTTCAGCCTCCAGCGCCATCCAGATCACCAATTGATGCATTCCACTTGTGTGATGTGACCAAATCGGGAAGTGTTCTTGGTAAGATGGGAATTTTTCCATAAATATATCAATAACCGACTGATCTTCAAAGAAAAGCACTGTACCGTATCCGTTCCGAAATCCGTTCAATTTCTCATGGGTGGAAGAAAATCGTTCGGCCGAAACCACTGTTTTGAGAACTTCGTTCGTAATATCCCATAACTTGTTATGTTGTTCACCCAAGAGCAGAACAACTCGGGTCGTTTGATTGTTGAACGCCGATGGTGTATGTTTAACGGTTTCCTCGATTATTTCTTGGATTCTTTGATCCGAAATTGGTGATTCTTTGCTAATTCCATAAATCGAGCGCCGTTCGCGTAGTGCTGTAAATAAATCTTTCTCCAAGGTTTTCATGATACCTCTCCTTACCGTATTTTTTGATTTTCAATTTTCCAAGTTCCTATGTCCATGGGACCCCGTTTATTGAAAGGGGCGTCGTCCTTTATGCACATAATTTTATTATAATCATTACAAAAAAAAGTTATGTAAAGTCAATTACATACTTGAATTGATATAGTCTCATACTTCGGAAATTTGCGAACCTCAAACCTAATGAAGGGAACGAAGAATAATGACCAAATTGAACGAAACCAAACTGTCAAAAACGAGCGTCGTCGCGCGGAAACCACAGGTCGCTTTAATATCGAACGTCTGGCTCGTCTTTAGCCGCGCCAAAAGTCGTTTGTTTTTGTGTACAATCCGTGTGTACCTTGTTTGCCATGTGCGGTTGGCTTCGTTTAAACATTTTACAAGTATGCGGGCAAAGCCACCAGGATAAAAAATGAGAATAACCAGCCCTTTAGCGAGTTCATCGTACACGATATTTTGGCCCAAAGCATTGGGTAATTTAAAATCCCGAGCTTTTTGACCGGTCATCAGTCCGGAAGCAGTGCCGGTTTTCTGCAACTCCTATATCATCAGTCCAAACTTGATTTGCGCTTAAAGTCGTATTGTTGTTCCGCGGCGTCCATTGGTTCTGTCAAATTTATAAATGACATGGCAACAGAATGTACTAAACATCTGTAAACTTCTTTACATAAGCACGAATTTATAAATGATATATTGTTGTCGGATTCAACATTTCGAAGGAGTGAAAAAAGATGGGGTTAACTTTAAAAATGGAATTGGAAGCACAAGCTAAAATCAATTCAAGCAACCCGAACGCAGCTGCAACGTTTGAAAAGTACTTATTGTATCTTCGCAGCCAGGATGCTGGAAAGGGATTAAACATTGGTGATGTTGCGCCAGATTTCACGCTGGAAGATGCAACTGGCAATTGGATTACGTTATCGGAGCAATTAATTAAAGGACCGGTAATTCTTATTTTTTACAGAGGTCAGTGGTGTCCCTTCTGCAATCTGCAATTAAAAGCCTATGAGCGTATTATGGGCCTCATCAATTTGGCAGGTGCAACGCTCATCGCCGTCAGTCCACAAACACCCGATCATTCCCTAACGCTAAAGGAAAAGCATGAGTTGAGCTATTCTGTATTGAGTGATCGTCATAACAAAGTGGCTGAAGCCTATAATTTAAAGATCACTTTGCCCGAGTTCATGCGGGAGAATGTAAATATGCTTCCTCAATTCAATGAAGATGATTCATTTGAACTACCCGTTCCTGCAACGTACATCATCGATATGAATGGTCGAATCGTCGCGGGCGTTTCCGATTTCAATCACAGAACAAGAATGGAGC encodes:
- a CDS encoding FMN-dependent NADH-azoreductase, with product MAQVLYITANPKSIESSVGHRVGQAFLKAYCETHANDEIQEINLYEEEFPIVDRDILNSWEKMRRRGMPFSELSQVEQQKMNALNQFIDRVTSADKYVFVSPMWNWSIPPRLKAFIDSIVVAGKTFHYTENGPVGHLIGKKAIHIQVSGGIYSQGPLTKMDHSHPYLKQVLNIIGIHNVEVLYVEGHDFDRERADEIIRKGISDAEKHAMTF
- a CDS encoding peroxiredoxin-like family protein; the encoded protein is MSNQNLTEQLEAAAQQFKANAPIEAQIKIGQMIEELQKSGIASGKQLGEKAVDFKLTNALGQDVILYEELAKGPVVLVFYRGGWCPFCNMQLKAYQQILPEIKAIGAQLIAISPQKPDHSLSLQEKEGLEFQVLSDPNGLVTAKYNLLFDVPQGVRELMEGIGVDLVEYNNTSKWVLPVPATFMIDESAIIRSSYVNPNFMQRQSPEEILRELKKL
- a CDS encoding NAD(P)H-dependent oxidoreductase — its product is MTMTMTMTKEEILKAYQFRHACKAFDTNKKISDEDFHFILETGRLSPSSFGFEPWKFVVIQNAALREKLKPVSGGATGQLPTASHFVVILARREEGLRPDSVHVNKMWKDIHHMPEEVVKDWYDFYKSFVETELEDNDRLIFEWSIRQTYIALGNMMTAAAQIGIDSCPIEGFDRKQVTAILQNEGIINGDDFGVACMAAFGYREKDPKRPQTRQHLDEIVEWR
- a CDS encoding peroxiredoxin-like family protein, with product MGLTLKMELEAQAKINSSNPNAAATFEKYLLYLRSQDAGKGLNIGDVAPDFTLEDATGNWITLSEQLIKGPVILIFYRGQWCPFCNLQLKAYERIMGLINLAGATLIAVSPQTPDHSLTLKEKHELSYSVLSDRHNKVAEAYNLKITLPEFMRENVNMLPQFNEDDSFELPVPATYIIDMNGRIVAGVSDFNHRTRMEPTEALEIILRYKQ
- a CDS encoding nitroreductase family protein, with translation MEKDLFTALRERRSIYGISKESPISDQRIQEIIEETVKHTPSAFNNQTTRVVLLLGEQHNKLWDITNEVLKTVVSAERFSSTHEKLNGFRNGYGTVLFFEDQSVIDIFMEKFPSYQEHFPIWSHHTSGMHQLVIWMALEAEGLGANLQHYNPLIDERVKAEWKLPESWKLIAQMPFGKPSAPAGEKKFNPVQERIKVFK